Within the Burkholderia mayonis genome, the region CCGGCCGCGAGCGACGACGAACGCCGGCCGCGCGAACGGAACTTCCTCGCGCTGCTGCTGTGCCTGTCGCTCGGCACGGCGAGCCTGCCGCACATTCTGACGCGCTACAACACGACGACGTCGGTTGCGTCCGCACGCCGCTCGGTCGGCTGGACGCTGTTTTTCATCGCGCTGTTCTACTTGACGGTGCCGGTGCTCGCGGTGCTCATCAAGTACGAGATCCTGACGAACCTGGTGGGGCGGCCGTTCGCCGATCTGCCCGCGTGGATCACGCAGTGGCACAGATTCGAGCCGGGGCTCATCAGCGTCGTCGACCAGCTCCGTGACGGCATTGTTCATTGGTCCGAGATCCAGATGCAGCCCGACATCGTCGTGCTCGCGGCGCCGGAGATTGCGGGGCTGCCGTACGTCGTGTCGGGGCTGATCGCGGCGGGCGCGCTCGCCGCGGCGCTGTCGACGGCGGACGGCTTGCTGCTGACGATCGCGAACGCGCTGTCGCACGACGTCTATTACCACATGGTTGCACCCGGCGCGTCGAGCCAGCGGCGCGTGACGATCTCGAAGGTGCTGCTGCTCGGCGTCGCGTTGTTCGCGTCGTACGTCGCGTCGCTGAATACCGGGAAGATCCTGTTTCTCGTCGGGGCGGCGTTCTCGCTCGCGGCTTCGAGCTTCTTCCCGGTGCTCGTGCTTGGCGTGTTCTGGAAGCGCACGACGACGCGCGGCGCGGTCGCAGGGATGGTGACGGGGCTCGGCGTGTGCATCTACTACATCGTGTCGACGTACCCGTTCTTTACGCAGATCACGGGCTTCGCGGGGCCGAGCTGGTTCGGCATCGAGCCGATCAGCTCCGGCGTGTTCGGCGTGCCGGCGGGGTTCGCGATGGCGATCGTCGCGAGCCTGCTGGATCGGCGGCCGGGTGCGTATACGAACGCGCTCGTCGACTATATCCGACATCCTTGATGTCGGGTTTCTCCCGGGAGTGGCGGCCCGTCCCCGGAGTTTGCTATACTTGCCGTCTTCCCGGAGAGATGGATGAGTGGTTTAAGTCGCACGCCTGGAAAGCGTGTATAGGTTAATAGCCTATCGGGGGTTCGAATCCCCCTCTCTCCGCCAGTCCTTCCAAACCCTTGTAGAATCACGATTTCCCAATCGTAAGAAGGGTTTAGGCATGGTGGACAAGGTGGGTGGTACACCGGGACAAATGACAAACCACCTCACGCGGCGCGGCGCGCGCTACTACTTCCGCCGAAAAATTCCCGCATCCCTTCACGCGCACTACGGCAAGAAAGAGATCGTTCACGCGCTCGGCACTTCCGACTATCACGAAGCCAAACGATTGGCCGCAGTCCATACCGTGCGGACGGATGCGGAGTGGGCGATTCTCGTAGCCAAGCATACGCGCACGGACGCGTGGCTGGCGGATTCGATCCTGCATTCGGATGAAGGTGAACAGGAGTATCGGGCCAACAAGGCGCATCATGACGCCGCCAGCAAGGGCCAACGCGAGGCGCGCGAAAGCGTAGATCGCATCCTTGCCGGTTCTAACTTGCCATCTGCGGCCCAATTGGCGTACTTGGAGGCAACCGGAGGCTATGCTTTCGACGATCGACCGACGCCAGAGCAGGCCGCTAACGCGCCCAGCAAATCTAAGGCTGCCTCCTCGGCCCGCACGGTGAAGCCTTTCGGCGGCCCCACAGGACGCGATAACGCTAATGCAGCCGTGTCGCTGTCCGCCGCCCCGAGTTGGTCGCCGGATTCCCTCAGCTTGGCGCAGTTGTGCGAGAAGTGGGCCAGCGAGCGCAAGCCAACTGCACGCACAAAAGATAAGTACGAATTGGCCGTTAGCCGTTTCTATGATCTGGTTGGGCGTTTCCCCGCCGATCAAATCACGCGCCGCCATATCGTCGAGTTCAAAGACAAGCTGCGCGAATCGGGTGTCAGCATCCCGACCACGAACCACACGCTTGATTGCCTCGGTACACTCTTCAATTTCGGGCGTGATAACGAGCTGGTTCGCGATAACGTGGCGCGGGGTGTTCGCCTCATGGACAACCGCCCGAACAAGTCTAAGCGCCTGCCATACACGCTAGATCATCTGCGGACGATCTTTTCCAAGCTACCCGACCGGAACGCGGACAGAGAAGGTTTTTGGTTGCCGGTCCTTGGCCTGTACACGGGCGCGCGGCTTGGTGAGCTTTGCCAGCTAACCCCTACTGACGTGCGCGAAGAGACTTATTTCGATATGGACGGGAATGAGTCCCGCGCGTGGTGCATCTACATCACGAACGAAGGCGAGGGAAAGCGGGTCAAAACGGCAAGCAGCGTGCGGCGTATTCCGGTGCATCCTGTATTGATCGATCAAGGCTTTATCGAGCTTGCACAATCCCGCAGCAGCAGCCCGCGCATCTTCAATCTTGGGCCGAATAAGGACGGCGAATTCGGACAGGACTGGTCGAAGGCATACGGAAGATTTCTGCGCGGCACGTGCGGTATTACCGACCCCAAGCGCGTGTTTCACTCGTACCGGCACACGTTCAAGGAAATTTGCCGCGATTGCGACATTGGCAAGGAACTGGCGGACGCCATGCAAGGACATGACGACGGCGATAGCTCGGACGACTATGGCGGCGAGTTCTACCCGCTGTGACCTCTTGTGCGAGCCATGAGTGCGTATAGAATCAAGGGCCTAGAGCTACCAATCAAGCCTAACGGGCTTCGACAGGAGTAGGGAATTTGATGCAACAGTCGGCGGACATATATGCTTTGATGATTAGCGAAGTGGCTAACCGCCTCGTCGCCGCCTCAACGTTCCTCGAATCATTCAAGAGCGGGGGCGGTGTGGCATTTCTTGAGTCGTCCGCACTGCAATTGCGAAAGGCGCTAGAGTCAGTCGCCTTTGCCGCGATTGCTCCGAATCAAGCCGCATACGCAGCGTGCCGTGCTAAGGCGGACAAGAATAAGGACTTTACGAAGGATTATCATGCAAAGCGCGTATTCAATGATCTAGGGAGGGTCAACCCCGATTTCTATCCGATGCCTGTTTTGCTCGGTAAGAACAGTGCTGCCCAGGATTCACCTAATAACCACTTTCATTTCGACCGCAAGGAATCGGGCTACCTCACCAAAGACGAATTTATCGATGTGTATGATCGCCTTGGTAAGCATCTGCACGCCCGTAACCCTTGGAGCACAGGGGATGCATATGCCGGCTTGCCCGAAATGATCGACAAGACGGTAGACGCCGCCCACGGACTTATCGAACTACACGTCGCATATATTCGCACGCCCCAATTCTCGGGTGTATGGCTAACTGAGATACCCCGAGGTACGCTAGTGCCGAAAATGGTACTGGCCCAGGCGGATGGGCCGTATGTCGTGCGGAATAGGGCCTAAGAGGGAGCGTGATGCTGCGCCTGTTCCCACGGGCTGAACTGGTAGATGGTGTGCTTGCAAAAGCGGAATCCATCTCACCGGGCGTGCAAAATACTATTCGGCCAATTACTCCGCGCAAGCCCGCTTGACCGTCGCCGCGCTCACGCCGAAGTGTTCCGCCGTCGCCGCGATGGTCGCGCCGTTCTCGGCCCGCCAGCCTTTAATCTCGGCGTAGTCAGCGGCGCGCTTGCGGCCTGTGTACTTCCCTTCGGCCTTGGCAATTGCTACGCCTCGCCTCTGCATCTCGGCCCGGTTCTTGTCGTCTGCTTCGCCCTGCGCGGCCATGAATGCCAGTACAGCGTCTCGCGTGGCCTTCTCAATCGGGTCCATCGCGCCGCCATCGAATACCATGCCATTCAACGTGCATTCGACACGAACGCCCATATCCATCAAGCGGCGCATCGTTCGGCGCAATTCGTCGTATCGGCGGCTGATTCGGTCGAGCCAGCGGACAATCAGCACGCCGCCGTGCCGCAAGTCATGTTCTACGCGCTGCCATTGCTGGCGTTGATCCGGCGCGACGTGATACCCGCTCACGCCCTCGTCAACGAACACATCTTTTTCCTTGACCTCGTGCGCTTTCGCGTCGGCGTACTGGCTGACTTCTGATTGTCCGTCCGTGGTGGAAATGCGACCGTAGTAGAGTTTCCGCATGGCTCGCTAGCTCACATACGGTCAATCCTATTGAGCTATATTTTCAATGGCTTACGAATGGCTCAATAAGGTACACCCTACTAATCCAGTATTGCAGGGATTCCGGCCAGCCTTTCGCCAGCAATTCGCGGTATCGCCGCGCAACGGTATGCGTGTGCGGCTTGTCATCGAGCCAGCATGTCACGCGGTACGCCCTCAGTCCGTATTACGTGTTGTACAAATATCGGCTCGCGTCGAACGTTGGAGAAAAACCATGGCCCATCTCGCGAATCGCCGTGACACGGCGTCAAGACTGATCCAAGCATCGCCTCGGGCGATCTACGATGCTTTCGTGAAGCGCGAGGCTGTGTCGGCGTGGTTGCCGCCACAGGGCGCGACCATGGAGGTCCAAACCTTCGAGCCGCGCATCGGCGGGCGGTTTCAGATGACACTCACTTTCGCCACTGCCCTCGGCAAGTCGACGGTCAACACTGATGTCGTGGTCGGTCGCTTTGTCGATCTCGTCCCGCAGGAACGCGTCGTCCAGATTTTCGAGTTCGCCTCAGACGATCCCGCCTTCGCCGGAACGATGACGATGACTTGGGTTCTGACGGCTGCTGCGGACGGCACAATCGTCACCGTCACTGCCGAGAACGTCCCGCCCGGCATCGGGCAAGCGGATCATGAAATCGGCATGAGCTCGTCGCTCACCAATCTCGCGGCCTACGTCGAATAAGGCTGCAGCCTCCGCCGTTCATCGATGGCCCTTGATTCTGTATCTGTCGGTGTTATATCCTCGCCGCCAGGGCGGTCTGGTCGCCGTCTGCGCCTCTGCCTGCTCGAAGAGCCATCGTGAAAAAGGCGAGCGGCCCGGTTCTGCGCTCGATCGTCAGGCGACAGGACGTAGCAACCGCCGCCGTGACTGGCCGATTCGCGTGTGGCTCTGACCAGCAATCCTTCGGCCAGGCAGTCGTCGATCATGTGACGCCAGCCGGGCATCACGCCCTCGCCGAGAATCGCCATTTTCACGAACTCGGGATAGTGATTCACCAGACGGTCTGCGGCGATCACGGCATCTGCACACCATTCAGGTTGAGCCACTCGGCTCATGACATCCACTGCCGCTGACCACGGCCACACCCGACGAGCATGCCACCGTCAGTTTCTGATCGCCGCAGCGCTTCATGACGTCGAGCGTTGCTTCCGCGCAGTTCGCCAGCAACCACTGCACGTGCCTCCCGTCACGTTCACCAGCAATGGTCAGGCGAACGCGCGATGTTCGCGCACAAACAGCGATCGGCCCAAGAGAGCCTCGATCTGCGCGATTTGTCGGCTGCTTGCGCTTTGCGTGAGATGCAGTTCCGCCGCGTCGCGCAGCAGGAGGGCAATCATCGATCCGGAAACTCCGATGAACGCCGCCTCGCTTTTTTCAAAGCCGTTTGGGACATGCAACATATCAGCCAGCCCGTCGCGATTTTGTTGCCGGAGGCTGCGAGCCGAGCATCGATGCTTGCGAAAGAGACGTGTGGAATGGCCTCGCTCGATGATGGTCGCAGCTTGTCCGGCTGCATGTTTATCCACATAAATGTGCACTAATCCTCTCGAGGAATCGTGGATGCATTCTAGTGCCGACTTTGACCATGCGTGTATTTCGACATAGAACGTACTCGAAAACAAACAATGCGAAGCCGCGACGGCTCGATAGGGAGACGGCGTGAAAAAACCGAAAGCGCGTTGGCTGGCAGTGCTGCTGTTGGTCATGCTCGGCGTCACTGTTGCATCATGGCGAAGCATGACGCTGTCGCAGACGGCTTCCACCCGGCCCATACGATCCAACGCGATGGCCAGTGAGCGGAGCGAGCCGCCAATCGGCGCGTCAACCGGGGATGCGCTTGCCAAGGCCGGTTCCGCCGAGCGTCGGCTCGATCTCGTCGTACTGCGAAAGAGTCTCGCAGGTCGCGAGAATGCGGAACAGGAAGTGCAGCGCGTCGTCGCGTTCGCGCGTTTCCGCGATCGGGTCGCTGCATATGGCAGCGGTAGAAACAGCATGCCCGAGACGGAAAGGGCCATATTGGCCAGTCAGATTCTGGCAGAACTGCCCGAGCACGTCGCGCGCAACGAAATAGTCCCGGTGCAGGCCGAGGCGCTCAGCGCAGCACTGATTTCCGACGCGGCGGCGAATCCCGCGACGCGAAGCGCGGCCATCCAGGCAATGAGACAACAGTGGGATGGATATGCCCAGCAGACCGTGGGGGTGTCGCCTGCACAAGATCCACGGTATCCGACCTACGCGCGGCAGAGCCGAGACATCGTCCAGCAGGTTCAAGCGAGCGTATCCGATCCCGAACAGCAGCAGATCGTCATTGCGCAGCGCCTGCAAGCACTGCGCGTCCAGCTGTTCGATCGAGCGGCTCCGACCGACGAAACCCATTGAACGCGCCGCATGCGTGTCGTCGCGCGTGAGTGCGGCGGAAAACCGGGTCAACTGAAATGGAGGAGAGATGTCTGCTTCCAAATTGCTCAGGTGCTTCTGCGTCGCCGGTCTGCTAACCGGCGTCGCCGTCAATGGACATGCCGCGGATGCGGCGATGCCTGATCCGTCGATTCCCTATTATTCGTGGTACGAAGTCACGCTGCCGGAAAGCAGCGGCGCTTCGTGCGGCAACGGCACGCCGATGCGCTTCTACATCAATCGCGCGCAATCGGGCGATCTGCTCTACATGATGGAACCCGGCGGCGCATGTTGGGATCACGGTACCTGCACTGAAACCGCGACCGGTGCGGAGGCGGGGCTCGGCGCTTTCAATCCCGATGGCATTCCGCACAACTACGTGAACGGCACCACGCAGCAGAGCCTGAAATCGTCGTTCCTGTCGCCGCTGATGACGCGGATGGATCTCGCGCATATCCTCGTCGGCGAGCCGAAGGTGGAGACACAGGAATGGACACAGGTGTTCGTTCCATACTGCACCGGCGACATCCACATGGGCAGCGCGGTGCGCAACTACACGTCGCCCTCGGGCGATTGGCGGATCCAGCACTACAACGGCCTGAAGAACGTCCGAACGGTCGCGCAGTGGCTCGTTGCCCACGGATTCGGCAAGCCGAACCGGTTGCTGGTGTATGGGATGAGCGCGGGCGGCTATGGAACGCTTGGCAACTATGCGACGCTGCGCAACACGTTGCAGCCGCAAATGCACAGCTCGCTGCTCGACGATGCCGGCACGGTCTTCAATACGCGCTTCGACGCCGATCCGGCGACGTATCCGTCCGTCGGGTTGTACGACAGAGTGCGCGCCGAATGGGGAATGTCCGGGCCCGACGGCATGATTACGATAAACAGCCGGCTGACTCGAAACTTCGATCCCGACAATATGGGCAGCGCCTATGCAGCGTTATCGGCGACCTATCCACGCGACCGCTTCGGCTTTTCGACGTATCGACGCGACAAGGTCATCGCTGCCTACCACTATCGCGCTTTCGTGCCCGCGGTGATCGCGGCGCCCGACGACGCGACCAAGGACAAACTATCGCTCGCGATGTTCGACGAGGAGCTCGATAACCTGAAACGGGTGCTGAATCCGTTGCCGAACTTCGGTTACTTCATGCCTTGGGCACGCGACGATTTCATCGGCAACCACCAGGTAACCGCAGTCAGCTTCACCGGATCCGGCATCCATGAAAACGGCATCGATGCGGATGTCGGAACGTTCGTCGGCGATCTGCTCAACCAGAAGGACCCGGCGGATGAGCCAGTCATGAAAGCGTACCGAACGGAGCAATGGTCGGATTTCACGTTCTCGACCTTCCTCGCCTGGATCGACAGCATCTTCAACTTCACTGGGGAGGCCGGACCGATTTCGGGACACCGGGCCTGACAGCACAAGCCGGGGGCCACGCCTTCCTCACTCGATCGATCGGCGCGTGCTTGCGGCTCCGCAAGGGGCTCAAGGCAAGCGCTGCGCTGTCGCGGATTCGAGGCGCTGCTTTTGTCTTTCCGGTGCACCGCATGCGTCAATGCGCCCCACGCCGCCGCGTATCGCTGACGGCCTTGAGCAGGTCGTACTTGCGGATCTTTTCGTACAGCGTGCTTTTCGCGATGTCGAGCTGGTTGGCTGTCTTCGTCAGGTTGCCGCCGTGACGATCGAGCGCGCGGCGAATGTATTCGGCTTCGGCGCATTTCAGCGATGCGCTGCCACCGGACTCCGATTCGAGGGCGTCCTTCGCCGACGGCGCCATGTGCGCCGCTGAGTCGGCGGACACGCCGATTTCCGCCGGCAGCTTGTCCGCCGTGATGACAGGTCCGTCGGACAGCAGCAGCGAGCCCTCGATCGCATTGCGAAGCTCGCGCACGTTGCCCGGCCACGGATATTCCATCAGTCGCGCATACGCATCGTCGTCGAACGTTCGCGGCGGCAAGCCGTAGCATTCGCACAAATGCGCGAGCCAATGTGCGATGAGCGACGGTAAATCCTCGGCGCGTTCGCGCAGATTCGGTATCGACACGGTCGTGACGGCGATTCGGTAGAAGAGGTCCATCCGGAACATCCCCTTCGCGATCGCGTCTTTCAGGTCGCGGTGCGTCGCGGCGACGAGCCGGAAGTTCACCTTGCGCGACGCGTTCTCGCCGAGCCGGTAGATTTCGTTCTCCTCGAGGACGCGCAGCAGATGAGGCTGGATGTCGAGCGGCATTTCGCCGATCTCGTCGAGAAACAGCGTGCCGCCGTCGGCCGCCTCGATCTTGCCCGCCGCGCCCGATTTACGCGCGCCGGTGAACGCGCCTTCCGCGTATCCGAACAACTCGCTCGCGAGCAGGTCTCTCGATAGTCCGCCGCAGTTGAGCGCGACGAACGGGCCGTCGGCGCGCTCGCTCGCCTGATGAATGCCTTGCGCGAACAGCTCCTTGCCGACGCCCGTCTCGCCCAGCAGCAACACCGGCACTTTCGACGGCGCGAGCTGACGCGCCTTGACGACGGCCGCACGGAGTGCGGCGCTGTCTCCGACGATGCGCTCGAACGCGCTGGATGCCGAACGATGCCGATCCGGCTCGCGGACGATCGGACCGGTGCGGCGTGGCGTTCCGCATCCCGGTATCACGACCATGTAGCCGAGCACGTCCGCGCCTTCGCTCAACGTTTCGACGTGGCTGCCGCGCAGCCATGCGGGCGCGTTCGAGGGCGCGCCGCCGCGCTTGCATGCGTCCAGTCCCGGTAGCGAGAACTCCGCGCCGAGCTGCACGTCGAATCCCCGTCTGCGCAGCGTCGGCACGACCTGCGGATTCGCCTTGACGAGGCGTCCGCGATCGTCGACGACGAGCGTCGCCTCGGTACTCGCCGCGCCGAGGCGGGGGGCGCAGCGATCGAGCAGGCGCAGCCGGCGCTCCATCGCGTCTTTCGCGAGACGGCCTTCGATGCGTCCGGCGAGCGATACGGCGAGTGCGAGGCTGTAGCGGCTGTAGGTATCCGCGAGACCCGACACGTCGATGACGCCGAGCACGTGACCGTCGACGGGGTCCTGAATCACCGTCGCCGAACAGGTCCAGCGCTTGATGCCGGCGCAAAAATGTTCAGCGCCATGGATCTGCACGGGCTGTTTCAGCGCGAGCGCGGTGCCGATCGCATTGGTGCCGCAGTTGAGCTCGGTCCAGTCGCAGCCGGGAACGAGTCCGACTTCGCTCGCGGGCTCGAGTATCCGCATGTCGCCTTCTTGCTGCAGGATCATGCCGCTCGAATCGGCGAGCAGCATCACGGTGCCCGTCTGCGACAGAAACTCGCGAGTCTGCTGCATCAGCGGCAGGCTGACGTCGATGAGGCGCCTTTGGCCCGTGCGCCATTGATCGAGGCGTTCGTCGTCGAGCGGCGGCGGCGCCCGGTCGACGCCGGGATCGACGTGGCCGACGAGGCAGCGTTGCCACGAATCGTCGACGACGCCGCGTACGTTGGTCGAGCGCCATTCGCCGCCCGTCACCAAGTGTTCCCACGCGGCCATGATGCGCGTGTCATGTTGAGGACTGGGAAACCAGTCCATGGGCGTGCCTGTCTGCTGCATGCTTGTCTCCTGACGATTCGCAAGCGGGGCGAACCGCATGGCCGTCCGTCCGGCCTTTTGTCTCGACGTTCGACGTTCGACGCCGCGGCGCTTGCGGTCGCCGCGCGGTCGTGCCGGATATCGTACTCCGAACCGTCTTTGACGTCGGTTCGGACGATGCAGGACAAGCAATGCCCGCGCCAACCGATGACCGAACCGGAACGTCCGCATATGCGTCGGCGACCGGCGTTCGCGGTCGCCCGAAAATAGATCGGCCGTCCGAAAATCGAACGGCCGGAAATCGAACGTTGGGTTCGTGAGGCGGGAAGCGAAGCGGACTCGCGGCCCGATGCCGCGAGTCGAGTCAATCGTCAGATCAATCGGCGCGCGCCGGAACCGGCAGGCCGACCCATTCCGAATAGAACGCGTCGATGTCGGGCTCGAAGTCGTGGACGACGGGATACCACGGCGTCGGCGCTTCGACGTCGTGCATCGCGCCGCACGTCGGGCAGTAGTACTCGCGATACACCTGCCATTGCGTGTCGGGTGCCATCAGCCGTGGATAGACTTCGTCCATCGCTTCCTCGGCGTCGCGCACGAAGATGTTCGCGTGCAGCTTCCAGTTCTCCCGGTAATCGCAGAACACGTGGCCGCAGTCGCACTGCGTGACCCATTGCTTCGTCGCCCGCTGCTGCACGATGTACAGGTGCGGGCCGAGCGGCAACACGATGCGATCCTTCCAGCCGAGCTTGTGCTGCAAGGCGTCGACATACATGCTGAACCGCTCGCCGTCCTTCGGCATCGACAGCATGCGCAGCGTGGTGTCCCAGTCGAGCTTGCCGTCGACCATGTTCCTGATCTGTTCCTTCGTGTAAGTAGACATCTCCAGTCCTCTTCGATGGTTGCGCGCCGGGCGGCCGGGCTCACTCTTCGACGAGCACGACGGTGTTGACGTCGGGCATCTTCGACAGATCCATGCGGAACTTCGAGCCGTAGGTCGGCACGTCGAGCTCGTCTTCGGTGAGCGTCCAGCTATCCGGCAGGTCCCAGAACGTGCGGAACCGCTGCTCGAACTGCATCGACAGGCCGAAGCTCGTCGCGAACATGTGCCGCACCTGCGTCGACGCATGCTTCACCAGGATCCGCTCGCGTTCGCCCTTCATCCATTCGCGGGTCGGTTGCGAACGGGCAAGGCGCGCGTTGCGGATCTCGACGCGCTGCAATGCGGTCGCCTTCGCGTCGACGGTCCAGACGCCGTTCGCATCGCGGGTCGCGACCGCGCCGTAGACCTTCTGCGCATACTCGGGCAACAGCAGCGCATTGTTCAGGTCGTGCTCGATCGCGTCGATTTCTCGGTCGAGCGGATCGCCGAAACCGGGGCCGCCTCGCAGGTAGTTCAGATAGAGATCGTGGTTGCCGTAGCAGTCCTCCGTCGTCATGCATTGCTGGTCGCGCTTGACGACTGCGCCCGCGTTCAGGTGATTCTCGTAGTCGGGAAGATCCGGATTCGCGTCGCCGCCGAGCGGCAGGCTCTCGCCGAGTTCGATGCGCTCCTTCAGGCCGGTGTGGTGCGCTTCGAAGCGATAGCCGGTCGCTGCCGGATAGCCGCCCATCAGGCCCCAGTCGCTGTTCATGTAGCCGTTGCCCATGAAGAACATCGTCCAGTCCTGCGCCTTCCAGACCATGCGCAATGTCTCGAAGCCGCAGCCGCCCCGGTACTTGCCGTAGCCGCCGGAGTTTGATTTCACGTTGCGGCCGAGATAGAGCAGCGGTTCGGCCATCTCCCAGATTTCGATGTCGCCCATGTCGCCTTCGGGATTCCAGATCGCGGCGGCGTGATTGAGGCCGTCCTTGATCGCGCACGCGCCGGTGCCGCACGACGACGCCTCGAAGCTGTTGACCGCATGGATGTCGCCGTCCTGGTTGATCCCGCCGCCTTGCAGCCAGTTCGACGTGTTCGCGTTGCCCGCGTTGACTTCCTCGAGATAGCCGCGGCTGAAGTAGGCTTGCGACAGGCCGCGCCACAACGCGCTCCAGCCCGACACGAGGAAGTGCCACGCATACGCGTGGCCCGTGCGGCGATCGTCCGGATTCATCCACGCGCCCTTCGGCAGATGGAATTCGGTGCCGAAATACGCGCCGTCGTTGATGCGCTGCGTGGGGACGAGCGTTTGCGTCATCATCACCCAGATGCCGCTCGTGAACGCGACCTGATGCGCGTTGTACGAGTGCCAGCCCCAGCGGCTCGCGCCTTCGAAATCGAGACGCCAGGTGCCGTCCTTGCGGATTTCCATCTCGACGGGAGCGTGCATGATCGAGTCGAGCTTCGCGAACGCGGACGACGTCTGCACGTCCGGATGGTTGTACGGCACGTCGACGAAGGCGACCTTCCGATACTTGCCGGGCAGCGTCATCGCCTTGATGCGGGTCTGCAGGCCGCGTCGGCCTTCCTCGATCACTTCGTACGCGAACTTCTCGTACGCGTCGAGGCCTTCTTTCTCGATGACTTCCTCGATCAGGCCGCGGATCATGTGACAGCCCGCGATGCGCGTGCGCTCGTCGAGAATCCAGTACTTCGGCGTGCGAACCGAGCGCTGGCTCTCGTGCAGCCAGTCGCGCAGCGGCGTGTCGTTCACGCCGGTCTTGCGGCACGTGATCATGTAGCCGTCGCCGAAACGCTGCACCTGTCCCGTCGACATCGAGCCCGGCGTCACCGCGCCCGTATCGATCACGTGCGTCACGCCGCCGACCCAGCCGACGAGCCTGCCGTGCGCGAAGATCGGCACGATCGTCGCGATATCGCACGGATGGACGTTGCCGATCGAGCAATCGTTGTTGGTGAACATGTCACCCGGATGAATGCCGGGATTCGCCTCCCAGTTGTTTTCGATCATGTACTTGATCGCCGCGCCCATCGTGCCGACGTGGATGATGATCCCCGTCGACGTCAGCACGCAGTCGCCTGCCGCGTTGTAGAGCGTGAAGCACAGTTCGCCTTCCTGTTCGACGATCGGGCTCGCGGCGATCTTCTTCGCGGTTTCGCGCGCATGCACGAGCCCGCCGCGCAGCTTCGAGAACATCTTCTCGTAGCGGATCGGGTCGCTCTCGCGCAATTCGAGGCGCTGGAGACCGTTGTAATGGCCGGTCTGCGCGGTGCGCCCGAGGATGCCGTCGCGAAACTGCTTCAGCGTCTGGCCGTTCTTGAGCAGATCAGCGAAGCCGACTTCCTGGCTGGATATCATGTTCATCGCGTGTCTCCTTACTTGATTTCCTTGAGATGGAAGAGCCGGTGCTTGTCGAGCGTCGTTTCGAATCCGTCGGGCACGACGAACGTCGTTGCGTCGGATTCGACGATCGCAGGCCCGGTGATCACGTTGCCCGGCTTGAGCGCCTCCATTCGCCAGAGCACGGCCTCGTGCCATTGTTTGTGGCGATAGAGCCGCCGCGTGCCGATGCGTGCGTCCGCGGGCGGCTTCGCGCCGCCCTCAGGGTCTTCCGGCAGAACCGGCTTCTGCGTGACGACCATGCCGCGCATGATCGCGCCCGTGACCGAGAAGCCCAGCTCGGGCGAGCGCGCCGAGCTTGCGTAGACGCGGCCGTAGGTGTCCTCGAACGCGGCGACGATCCGGTTCCAGTCGTCGGCGCTCGCCGCGCTCGCGATCGGCGACTCGATTTCGAGATCGTTCAGTTGTCCCATGTACTGCATCCGGAAGCCGGGGCGCAGAATCACGTCGCGCTCGTCGAAGCCGTTGATCCTGAATTCCTCGACGACCTTCGCGGCCAGCTCGGCCCATGCCTTCTGGATCGTCTGCGCGGC harbors:
- a CDS encoding site-specific integrase, translated to MVDKVGGTPGQMTNHLTRRGARYYFRRKIPASLHAHYGKKEIVHALGTSDYHEAKRLAAVHTVRTDAEWAILVAKHTRTDAWLADSILHSDEGEQEYRANKAHHDAASKGQREARESVDRILAGSNLPSAAQLAYLEATGGYAFDDRPTPEQAANAPSKSKAASSARTVKPFGGPTGRDNANAAVSLSAAPSWSPDSLSLAQLCEKWASERKPTARTKDKYELAVSRFYDLVGRFPADQITRRHIVEFKDKLRESGVSIPTTNHTLDCLGTLFNFGRDNELVRDNVARGVRLMDNRPNKSKRLPYTLDHLRTIFSKLPDRNADREGFWLPVLGLYTGARLGELCQLTPTDVREETYFDMDGNESRAWCIYITNEGEGKRVKTASSVRRIPVHPVLIDQGFIELAQSRSSSPRIFNLGPNKDGEFGQDWSKAYGRFLRGTCGITDPKRVFHSYRHTFKEICRDCDIGKELADAMQGHDDGDSSDDYGGEFYPL
- a CDS encoding recombinase family protein codes for the protein MRKLYYGRISTTDGQSEVSQYADAKAHEVKEKDVFVDEGVSGYHVAPDQRQQWQRVEHDLRHGGVLIVRWLDRISRRYDELRRTMRRLMDMGVRVECTLNGMVFDGGAMDPIEKATRDAVLAFMAAQGEADDKNRAEMQRRGVAIAKAEGKYTGRKRAADYAEIKGWRAENGATIAATAEHFGVSAATVKRACAE
- a CDS encoding SRPBCC family protein — protein: MAHLANRRDTASRLIQASPRAIYDAFVKREAVSAWLPPQGATMEVQTFEPRIGGRFQMTLTFATALGKSTVNTDVVVGRFVDLVPQERVVQIFEFASDDPAFAGTMTMTWVLTAAADGTIVTVTAENVPPGIGQADHEIGMSSSLTNLAAYVE
- the plcR gene encoding phospholipase C accessory protein PlcR, with translation MKKPKARWLAVLLLVMLGVTVASWRSMTLSQTASTRPIRSNAMASERSEPPIGASTGDALAKAGSAERRLDLVVLRKSLAGRENAEQEVQRVVAFARFRDRVAAYGSGRNSMPETERAILASQILAELPEHVARNEIVPVQAEALSAALISDAAANPATRSAAIQAMRQQWDGYAQQTVGVSPAQDPRYPTYARQSRDIVQQVQASVSDPEQQQIVIAQRLQALRVQLFDRAAPTDETH
- a CDS encoding pectin acetylesterase-family hydrolase, with the translated sequence MSASKLLRCFCVAGLLTGVAVNGHAADAAMPDPSIPYYSWYEVTLPESSGASCGNGTPMRFYINRAQSGDLLYMMEPGGACWDHGTCTETATGAEAGLGAFNPDGIPHNYVNGTTQQSLKSSFLSPLMTRMDLAHILVGEPKVETQEWTQVFVPYCTGDIHMGSAVRNYTSPSGDWRIQHYNGLKNVRTVAQWLVAHGFGKPNRLLVYGMSAGGYGTLGNYATLRNTLQPQMHSSLLDDAGTVFNTRFDADPATYPSVGLYDRVRAEWGMSGPDGMITINSRLTRNFDPDNMGSAYAALSATYPRDRFGFSTYRRDKVIAAYHYRAFVPAVIAAPDDATKDKLSLAMFDEELDNLKRVLNPLPNFGYFMPWARDDFIGNHQVTAVSFTGSGIHENGIDADVGTFVGDLLNQKDPADEPVMKAYRTEQWSDFTFSTFLAWIDSIFNFTGEAGPISGHRA